From Fundidesulfovibrio terrae, a single genomic window includes:
- a CDS encoding KdsC family phosphatase yields MRRPVRPGVNRRALASARGVRLLVLDVDGVLTDNAVFHDGAGPGLKRFGIQDGMGLKLCQHAGIDVAVISGLGNIQAQHRLRELGIREFHGGHLRKLPVLEELLSAKHLDLNEVAYMGDDWLDAQVMSRVGLAMAPVDAQPEILRLAAWVSKRPGGSGAVRDAVRFLLMAKGKLGALWRRWLV; encoded by the coding sequence ATGAGAAGACCCGTCAGGCCCGGCGTGAACCGCCGGGCCCTGGCGTCGGCCAGGGGAGTGCGCCTGCTTGTGCTGGACGTGGACGGCGTGCTCACGGACAACGCCGTCTTCCACGACGGCGCCGGGCCGGGCCTGAAGCGCTTCGGCATCCAGGACGGCATGGGGCTCAAGCTCTGCCAGCACGCCGGGATCGACGTGGCCGTGATCAGTGGCCTGGGCAACATCCAGGCCCAGCATCGCCTGCGGGAGCTGGGCATCCGCGAATTCCACGGCGGCCACCTGCGCAAGCTCCCCGTTCTCGAAGAACTCCTTTCCGCGAAACATCTTGATTTGAACGAAGTGGCCTACATGGGCGACGACTGGCTGGACGCCCAGGTGATGAGCCGCGTGGGCCTTGCCATGGCCCCGGTGGACGCCCAGCCGGAAATCCTGCGCCTGGCGGCCTGGGTGTCCAAACGTCCTGGGGGCAGCGGGGCCGTGCGCGACGCCGTGCGCTTCCTGCTCATGGCCAAGGGCAAGCTGGGCGCCCTGTGGCGGCGCTGGCTCGTCTAG
- the rpoN gene encoding RNA polymerase factor sigma-54, whose product MALELRQQLKLSQQLVMTPQLQQAIKLLQLSRLELVETVQQEMLENPLLEEVQVDDERPEPTIAEDSHAPDATQEEGAMQRELMKTAEWDDYIGDFASTSRQATVREYEAPEEGMSFEARLASKTSLEGHLSWQINLSPFTERQRVIADDIVGNLDSVGYLQSTVEEIAATTGATPEEVEVVLHALQRFDPVGIAARTPQECLLTQLEVYGYTDPVLLEIVREHLEDLEKKRYKPLAKKFRITLEDIKEYLDIIQTLDPLPGSHFSSSDPVYVSPDAYVYKYGEDFIIVLNEDGLPKLQLSPYYMEDMSRSSGSKDKDYLQDKMRSAQWLMKSLYQRQRTLFKVLESIVKFQRDFFEDGVTKLKPLILKDVADDIGMHESTVSRITTSKYVATPHGIYELKFFFNSALELDDGTSVGSESVKALIKQLISGEDPKKPVSDEQIADTLKQKLQVNIARRTVAKYRMAMGIDSSSKRKEVL is encoded by the coding sequence ATGGCCCTTGAGCTCAGACAGCAACTCAAGCTTTCGCAGCAGCTGGTGATGACACCCCAGCTGCAGCAGGCCATCAAGCTGTTGCAGCTCTCCCGGCTGGAGCTGGTTGAGACCGTGCAGCAGGAGATGCTCGAGAATCCCCTGCTGGAAGAGGTCCAGGTCGACGACGAGCGCCCCGAGCCCACCATCGCCGAGGATTCCCACGCGCCTGACGCCACCCAGGAAGAGGGGGCCATGCAGCGCGAGCTCATGAAGACCGCCGAATGGGACGACTACATCGGCGACTTCGCTTCCACCTCCCGCCAGGCCACGGTGCGCGAGTACGAGGCCCCGGAGGAGGGCATGTCCTTCGAGGCCAGGCTGGCCTCCAAGACCTCGCTCGAGGGCCATCTCTCCTGGCAGATCAACCTCTCCCCCTTCACCGAACGCCAGCGAGTCATCGCCGACGACATCGTGGGCAACCTGGACTCCGTGGGCTACCTACAGTCCACCGTGGAAGAGATCGCCGCCACCACCGGCGCCACCCCCGAAGAGGTGGAGGTGGTCCTGCACGCCCTGCAGCGCTTCGACCCGGTGGGGATCGCCGCGCGCACCCCGCAGGAGTGCCTGCTCACCCAGTTGGAAGTTTACGGCTACACCGACCCGGTGCTCCTGGAGATCGTGCGCGAGCACCTGGAGGACCTGGAAAAGAAGCGCTACAAGCCCCTGGCCAAGAAGTTCCGCATCACCCTCGAGGACATCAAGGAATACCTGGACATCATCCAGACCCTCGACCCTCTGCCAGGCTCACACTTCAGCTCCTCCGATCCGGTCTACGTGAGTCCCGACGCCTACGTGTACAAGTACGGCGAGGACTTCATCATCGTGCTCAACGAGGACGGCCTGCCCAAGCTCCAGCTTTCCCCCTATTACATGGAGGACATGAGCCGTTCCAGCGGGAGCAAGGACAAGGACTACCTCCAGGACAAGATGCGCTCGGCCCAGTGGCTCATGAAGAGCCTGTACCAGCGCCAGCGGACGTTGTTCAAGGTCCTGGAATCGATAGTGAAATTTCAGCGGGACTTCTTCGAGGACGGGGTTACGAAATTAAAGCCCCTCATCCTCAAGGACGTGGCCGACGACATCGGCATGCACGAATCCACTGTGAGCCGCATCACCACGAGCAAATACGTGGCCACCCCGCACGGCATCTACGAACTCAAGTTTTTCTTCAACTCCGCCCTGGAGTTGGACGACGGCACTTCCGTGGGTTCGGAGTCGGTGAAGGCGCTCATCAAGCAGCTCATCTCCGGCGAGGATCCCAAGAAGCCCGTGAGCGACGAGCAGATCGCGGACACCCTCAAGCAGAAGCTGCAGGTCAACATCGCCCGCCGTACCGTGGCCAAGTACCGCATGGCCATGGGCATCGACTCCTCGTCCAAGCGCAAGGAAGTCTTGTAA
- the tadA gene encoding tRNA adenosine(34) deaminase TadA, protein MNTFHSSAAIFTTPPPGWKSWRLVMTRALRQAWLAGRRGEAPIGAVVIEAATGRLLAEACNGPIGASDPTAHAEILALRQAGTALGNYRLNGAILAVTLEPCLMCLGAMVHARIGGLVFGARDAKAGAVVSNLDGPGLAFLNHRFPVLEGVLAEECGATLTRFFAGRRKEKLK, encoded by the coding sequence GTGAACACTTTCCACTCCTCCGCCGCCATCTTCACCACCCCTCCCCCGGGCTGGAAATCCTGGCGGCTGGTCATGACCCGCGCGCTGCGCCAAGCCTGGCTCGCTGGCAGGCGCGGCGAGGCCCCCATCGGCGCGGTGGTCATCGAGGCCGCCACGGGACGCCTGCTGGCCGAAGCCTGCAACGGCCCCATCGGCGCAAGCGACCCCACGGCCCATGCCGAGATACTGGCGCTTCGCCAAGCAGGCACTGCGCTCGGCAATTATCGCCTGAACGGGGCCATCCTGGCCGTGACCCTGGAGCCCTGCCTCATGTGCCTGGGAGCCATGGTGCACGCCCGCATCGGCGGGCTGGTCTTCGGCGCTCGAGACGCCAAGGCCGGGGCCGTGGTCTCCAACCTGGACGGGCCGGGGCTCGCGTTTTTGAACCACAGGTTTCCGGTGCTCGAAGGCGTACTGGCCGAGGAATGCGGAGCCACTCTGACGAGATTTTTTGCGGGAAGAAGAAAGGAAAAGTTAAAGTGA
- a CDS encoding phosphoribosylformylglycinamidine synthase subunit PurQ has product MARVKTLVITGYGTNCEAESAHGANLAGSDQTDIVYFSDITAGRVRLPGYNFLIFPGGFLDGDDLGAGQAGAIRWKYAKTATGEPLLDQLRTFIQDGGLILGICNGFQLLVKLGLLPALDGNYFERQVTLSNNDSGRFEDRWVTVRVNKSSPCVFTRGIDHLDLPVRHGEGLLIPQDNATLSRIVTENLIALQYADPGTGLPTMEYPANPNGSPMAIAGLTDPSGRILGLMPHPEAFNHATNHPGWTRGEKPRLGISILENGVRFLKENA; this is encoded by the coding sequence ATGGCCCGAGTCAAGACACTCGTGATCACCGGCTACGGCACCAATTGCGAGGCGGAATCCGCCCATGGAGCCAATCTGGCCGGTTCCGACCAGACCGATATCGTCTACTTTTCCGACATCACCGCCGGACGAGTCCGCCTGCCCGGCTACAATTTTCTCATCTTCCCCGGCGGATTTCTCGACGGGGACGACCTGGGCGCGGGCCAGGCCGGAGCCATCCGCTGGAAGTACGCCAAGACTGCCACCGGCGAACCCCTCCTAGACCAGCTCCGGACCTTCATCCAGGACGGCGGCCTGATCCTGGGCATCTGCAACGGCTTCCAGTTGCTGGTGAAGCTCGGGCTCCTGCCCGCCCTGGACGGCAACTATTTCGAGCGCCAGGTCACGCTCTCCAACAACGACTCCGGCCGCTTCGAAGACCGCTGGGTCACGGTGCGCGTGAACAAGTCGAGCCCCTGCGTGTTCACCCGGGGCATCGACCACCTGGACCTGCCCGTGCGCCACGGCGAGGGCCTGCTCATCCCCCAGGACAACGCCACGCTCTCGCGCATCGTCACCGAGAACCTGATCGCGCTGCAGTACGCCGATCCGGGCACGGGGCTGCCCACCATGGAGTACCCGGCCAACCCCAACGGGTCGCCCATGGCCATCGCGGGGCTCACCGACCCCTCCGGGCGCATTCTCGGGCTCATGCCCCACCCCGAGGCCTTCAACCACGCCACCAACCACCCCGGCTGGACGCGCGGCGAAAAGCCCCGCCTGGGCATCTCCATCCTGGAGAACGGCGTCAGGTTCCTCAAGGAAAACGCGTAA
- a CDS encoding thiamine pyrophosphate-dependent enzyme yields MIPLEQYGEFETAWCPGCGNFAINKALKKALSMLDLAPHKVLVCSGIGQAAKSPHYLRCNCFNGLHGRSLPPAQGAALANTEVAVFAESGDGCSYGEGGNHFLAAMRRNVTMTYLVHDNQIYGLTKGQASPTTAQGQPTKFQPAGVASMAFNPIAVAVTMDTPFVARGYAAEVDHLADLIVQAARHPGFALVDILQPCVSFNKVNTYAWYKARCYKLGADYDPTDRNAAMLKAQEFGDRIPIGVIYKGTRAPYEGRIDSRVRRPLATSKPDMAKLASMLESYA; encoded by the coding sequence ATGATTCCCCTCGAACAGTACGGCGAGTTCGAAACGGCCTGGTGTCCCGGCTGCGGCAACTTCGCCATCAACAAGGCCCTCAAGAAGGCCCTGTCCATGCTGGACCTGGCGCCCCACAAGGTGCTTGTCTGCTCGGGCATCGGACAGGCGGCCAAGTCGCCGCATTATCTGCGCTGCAACTGCTTCAACGGCCTGCACGGCAGGAGCCTTCCCCCGGCCCAGGGCGCGGCCCTGGCCAACACCGAGGTGGCCGTTTTCGCTGAAAGCGGCGACGGGTGCAGCTACGGCGAGGGCGGGAACCACTTTCTGGCCGCCATGCGCCGCAACGTGACCATGACCTACCTGGTGCACGACAATCAGATCTACGGCCTGACCAAAGGCCAGGCCAGCCCCACCACGGCCCAGGGCCAGCCCACAAAGTTCCAGCCCGCGGGCGTGGCCTCCATGGCCTTCAACCCCATCGCCGTGGCCGTGACCATGGACACGCCCTTCGTGGCCCGGGGCTACGCCGCCGAGGTCGACCATCTGGCCGATCTCATCGTCCAGGCCGCGCGGCATCCCGGATTCGCACTGGTGGACATCCTTCAGCCCTGCGTGTCCTTCAACAAAGTCAACACCTACGCCTGGTACAAGGCGCGATGCTACAAGCTCGGAGCCGACTACGACCCCACCGACCGCAACGCCGCCATGCTTAAGGCGCAGGAGTTCGGCGACCGCATCCCCATCGGCGTGATCTACAAGGGCACGCGCGCGCCCTATGAGGGCAGGATCGATTCCAGGGTGCGCAGGCCCCTGGCCACCTCCAAGCCGGACATGGCCAAGCTGGCCTCCATGCTGGAAAGCTACGCCTGA
- the hpf gene encoding ribosome hibernation-promoting factor, HPF/YfiA family, producing the protein MNIAFYFKNFEPSPGLREYAAKRFDKLAKYMPNADNAEVVVTLLVEKTRQIADVVIDADAMHISAHERSDDMYSTIDMITDKLEAQVRKMREKMKDRRKAASSDVTMGVVSFTDEGKVHSIEESDKYSPKPMSVEEAAEQITAMKYEFLVFFNSEAERINVIYKRKNGDFGLIDPGVSL; encoded by the coding sequence ATGAACATTGCTTTCTATTTCAAGAATTTTGAGCCGTCCCCCGGTCTGCGCGAATACGCCGCCAAGCGTTTCGACAAACTGGCCAAATACATGCCCAATGCCGACAACGCCGAAGTGGTGGTCACGCTGCTGGTCGAAAAGACCCGCCAGATCGCCGATGTGGTGATCGACGCGGACGCCATGCACATCTCCGCCCATGAGCGCTCCGACGACATGTACTCCACCATCGACATGATCACGGACAAGCTCGAGGCCCAGGTGCGCAAGATGCGCGAGAAGATGAAGGACCGCCGCAAGGCCGCGTCTTCCGACGTCACCATGGGCGTGGTCAGCTTCACCGATGAGGGCAAGGTCCACTCCATCGAGGAATCCGACAAGTACAGCCCCAAGCCCATGAGCGTTGAAGAGGCCGCCGAGCAGATCACCGCCATGAAGTACGAATTCCTGGTGTTCTTCAACTCCGAGGCCGAGCGTATCAACGTCATCTACAAGCGCAAGAATGGCGACTTCGGTCTGATCGACCCTGGAGTTTCCCTCTGA
- a CDS encoding CTP synthase yields MKTKFIFVTGGVLSSLGKGLAAASIGALLQARGLRCTIMKLDPYINVDPGTMNPFQHGEVYVTNDGAETDLDLGHYERYLGVPMSQNNNVTSGRIYNNVIQKERRGDYLGGTVQVIPHITDEIKRSILGVAKDEDVALIEIGGTVGDIEGQPFLEAIRQLRGDLGKENVLYIHLTLIPYIRVAGELKTKPTQHSVKELRSIGIQPDIIICRSEIDLDQSLKTKIALFCNVDPDAVFTSVDVKNIYEVPLKLYAEGVDQKIAILLRLPAKNAELEAWQNLTHKLANPKGEVTIGIVGKYVDLKEAYKSLHEALVHGGVANDVSVNLIYVNSEEVTPANVAERMAGLDGILVPGGFGSRGVEGKIAAIRYARENKVPFFGICLGMQLACIEFARNVLNLPEANSEEFNRLSPDPIIYLMREWYDFRTKKIEKRDADSEMGGTMRLGAYPCVVKPDTKAMEAYAKPQIEERHRHRYEFNKAYYTRMEEKGMVFSGLSPDESLVEVVELPEHPWFLGCQFHPEFNSIPMRPHPLFREFIRASKIAREAK; encoded by the coding sequence ATGAAAACCAAATTCATATTCGTTACCGGAGGCGTGTTGTCCTCCCTCGGCAAGGGACTGGCCGCCGCCTCCATCGGCGCGCTGCTGCAGGCGCGCGGGCTTCGTTGCACCATCATGAAGCTCGACCCCTACATCAACGTGGACCCCGGCACCATGAACCCCTTCCAGCACGGCGAGGTGTACGTCACCAACGACGGCGCCGAGACCGACCTGGACCTGGGCCACTACGAGCGCTACCTGGGCGTGCCCATGTCCCAGAACAACAACGTCACCTCAGGGCGCATCTACAACAACGTCATCCAGAAGGAACGCCGGGGCGACTACCTGGGCGGCACCGTCCAGGTGATCCCGCACATCACCGACGAGATCAAGCGCTCCATCCTGGGCGTGGCCAAGGACGAGGACGTGGCCCTGATCGAGATCGGCGGCACCGTGGGCGACATCGAGGGCCAGCCCTTCCTGGAGGCCATCCGCCAGCTTCGCGGCGATCTGGGCAAGGAGAACGTCCTCTACATCCACCTGACGCTGATCCCATACATCCGCGTGGCGGGTGAGCTCAAGACCAAGCCCACCCAGCACAGCGTTAAGGAGCTCAGGTCCATCGGCATCCAGCCCGACATCATCATCTGCCGCTCCGAGATCGACCTGGACCAGTCCCTCAAGACCAAGATCGCCTTGTTCTGCAACGTGGACCCGGACGCCGTGTTCACCTCCGTGGACGTGAAGAACATCTACGAGGTGCCCCTCAAGCTGTACGCCGAGGGCGTGGACCAGAAGATCGCCATCCTGCTGCGCCTGCCCGCCAAGAACGCGGAACTCGAAGCCTGGCAGAACCTGACCCACAAGCTGGCCAACCCCAAGGGCGAAGTGACCATCGGCATCGTGGGCAAGTACGTGGACCTCAAGGAGGCCTACAAGAGCCTGCACGAGGCCCTCGTGCACGGTGGCGTGGCCAACGACGTGAGCGTCAACCTGATCTACGTGAACTCCGAGGAGGTCACGCCGGCCAACGTGGCCGAGCGCATGGCGGGTCTGGACGGCATCCTGGTGCCCGGCGGCTTCGGCTCGCGCGGCGTGGAGGGCAAGATCGCGGCCATCCGCTACGCCCGCGAGAACAAGGTGCCGTTCTTCGGCATCTGCCTGGGCATGCAGCTGGCCTGTATCGAGTTCGCCCGCAACGTACTGAATCTTCCCGAGGCCAACTCCGAGGAGTTCAACCGCCTGAGCCCCGATCCGATCATCTACCTCATGCGCGAGTGGTACGACTTCCGCACCAAGAAGATCGAGAAGCGCGACGCCGACTCCGAAATGGGCGGAACGATGCGCCTGGGCGCCTACCCCTGCGTGGTCAAGCCCGACACCAAGGCCATGGAAGCCTACGCCAAGCCCCAGATCGAGGAGCGCCACCGCCACCGCTACGAGTTCAACAAGGCCTACTACACCCGCATGGAAGAGAAGGGCATGGTGTTCTCGGGACTGTCGCCCGACGAATCCCTGGTGGAAGTGGTGGAGCTGCCCGAGCATCCGTGGTTTTTGGGCTGCCAGTTCCATCCGGAGTTCAACTCCATCCCCATGCGCCCGCATCCGCTGTTCAGGGAGTTCATCCGGGCGTCCAAGATCGCCCGCGAGGCCAAATGA
- a CDS encoding alpha/beta fold hydrolase codes for MPAGIHYEVHGSGPALMLLAGLTQDVTQWGGLIAALAERFTVIAHDPRGAGRTTASFDGLTTEVMAQDALALLDELDMARAHVLGFSLGGMTAQVLAATHPERVDRLVLASSGSRIGIPPMAAIRAARTLFAASQCAVYANDALIPWLLGQNALLDGSIGRGFATRAYKPSLEGFTAQCDALAAHDGGPFLPRILAPTLCLAGAQDLLIPPPQGRDMASIIPNASFWELPDSGHMCFLEVPSVFQDALLAFLTDDS; via the coding sequence ATGCCTGCCGGGATTCACTACGAAGTCCACGGCAGCGGCCCCGCGCTTATGCTGCTGGCAGGACTCACTCAGGACGTCACCCAATGGGGCGGGCTCATCGCCGCGCTGGCCGAGCGTTTCACGGTCATCGCGCACGACCCCAGGGGAGCGGGGCGCACCACGGCCTCCTTCGACGGCCTGACCACGGAAGTAATGGCCCAGGACGCCCTGGCCCTGTTGGACGAACTGGACATGGCGCGCGCCCATGTTCTCGGATTTTCGCTTGGGGGCATGACCGCCCAGGTGCTGGCCGCCACCCATCCCGAACGGGTGGACAGGCTGGTATTGGCCTCGTCCGGCTCCCGGATAGGCATCCCGCCCATGGCGGCCATCCGGGCTGCGCGGACCTTGTTCGCGGCCTCGCAGTGCGCGGTGTACGCCAACGACGCCTTGATCCCCTGGCTTCTCGGTCAAAACGCTTTGCTGGATGGGAGCATCGGGCGCGGTTTCGCCACCAGGGCTTACAAGCCGAGCCTGGAGGGCTTCACGGCCCAGTGCGACGCCCTGGCCGCGCACGACGGCGGGCCTTTCCTGCCGCGTATCCTGGCTCCCACCCTCTGCCTGGCCGGTGCGCAGGACCTGCTCATCCCGCCTCCTCAGGGCCGCGACATGGCTTCAATCATCCCTAACGCTTCATTCTGGGAACTTCCCGATAGCGGCCATATGTGCTTTCTGGAAGTACCGTCCGTCTTTCAGGATGCGCTTCTCGCGTTCCTGACCGACGACTCTTGA
- a CDS encoding PTS sugar transporter subunit IIA — translation MRLGEFLRKDFVLDDLQASDKPEVLRELVSPVAQAFPDVSPEKALRVLMDRENLGTTGIGDAVAIPHGKMDSLKEIVIVAGRSRGGVDFEALDHKPCRIFFLVLAPEHVAGMHLRILAQISRLLSDEGFRESFLDAPDRESLWRVLSSHS, via the coding sequence ATGCGGCTGGGGGAGTTTCTGCGCAAGGATTTCGTGCTCGACGACCTGCAAGCGTCGGACAAGCCCGAAGTGCTCCGCGAACTGGTGTCCCCCGTGGCCCAGGCTTTCCCGGACGTGAGTCCCGAGAAGGCCCTGCGGGTGCTCATGGACCGCGAAAACCTGGGCACCACGGGCATCGGCGACGCCGTGGCCATTCCCCACGGGAAGATGGACTCCCTCAAGGAGATCGTCATCGTGGCGGGGCGCAGCCGGGGCGGAGTCGATTTCGAGGCCCTGGACCACAAGCCTTGCCGGATATTCTTCCTGGTCCTGGCCCCGGAACATGTGGCGGGCATGCATTTGCGTATCCTGGCCCAGATATCCAGGCTCCTCTCCGATGAGGGGTTCCGGGAATCCTTCCTGGACGCCCCGGACCGGGAAAGCCTCTGGCGCGTGCTGTCCAGCCATTCCTGA